agtctaaatttttatatttttgtacttctttttttaatagttGTATAAGATACTAACTTCTTCTTCCCATATAACTAGTCAAGCCAATTCCGATATCATCCATTCCCTCTCCgtttttcttgaatttaaaCACACACATTAATTTTTGTACATTTATTTGAACGCGATTGAAGCCTTTAGTCACTATGTAAACGTACCCATGACAAAAGGGCTAAAAAAGGCACTGATGAAGAATTCTctctaaattaataattttccaaaattaattttaagctGAAACAAAACTTTAGACATAGTCTACAAGGTAAAAGGGATGAAATATTAGGGATATGATTTTTCACTGTCATATACATTTGAGCCAAGATTTGTGTAGAAATGGGTCGATGCAAATGAGAGGCAGTGAGAGattttattccaaaaacatAGGGTAAAAAAGGGGTAGAAGATATTTTGTGAGGAAATATGGATAAGATGTTGAATTGTGGTtcaaaagaggaagagagaagagaTAGTGCTTAGTTGGGGATCTGTGGATGGCATATTGCATTCCTAACTCACCATCACTCCAGGGTTGGAAGACAAGCACAAATGGCTTGTTTGGTTGGAACATAGGTAAGAAGAATGTTAATGACAAACCTCAGACTAAATACTATGATATTGATCTCACTTTCTCAACTTCTCTGGTGGACAAAACATTTTTGAGAGGTACTACTACGATCCCTTTTTCTATCTGCCTAATTACTGAACAACACAGAGAATCATATTACTATTTCTATATACTGTTACAATGATCCATGAACTCAATATATATTTGACATAATTTTTATCAGGGAAGGAGCTAAAATGCTGCTATAGGGCTTCCATTGATGGGTTCAGTGCAACAAATTTCCACGAATGTTGTGACTTCAAGGGGCCATGCGTGATAATCGGCTACACAAACAAGTCTTTCAAGTTTGGTGCATTTAACCCTGAAGGGTATAGAAGCACAGATGACTACTATGATACATTTGATGCCTTCCTATTTTACTGGGTAGACAATGAAACTAAGCCCATTATTTTGCCCAAAGTTGGTGGAAGTGGTGCAGCCCTGTTTGATTATGCACGTGGTGGCCCACAATTTGGGGCAGATGGGCTTCTCATAGGGCCCCCATTGGCTCCAGTTATGGGGGGCTTTTCTGGGCCTGATACCAATTCTGGCATTGGTGACTTGAGACAAGCAAAGTCTAGATTGGGATTGTCTTATGCCAAAAGAGAGGATGGGAAGGAGTCTATATTTGGTGATGAGTCAAGGGCAACCCTTCAAGAAGTGGAAGTCTTTTGTAGTCCTCAAATTGCAAGCTTATACTAGAACTTCATAAAGAGGGTAAGTAACACTATACTATAATACTATATTTTGTGCTGTACACGTCTATAATGAGTCAATGTCtgtttattgtaatattttgtgCATGAATGAATACGTAACCACTTGGGTCTTTGATCTCATCTTCCACTACAAGGATTCACCAAGAAATAATAAAGTACCAATACCTGCTGTATAAATTAACTTCCACTGAGGATGCTTTTCACTCATTTCGTTTTCAACTCCCAGTGGAGAATAATGGTTGAAggattatttatttcttaaacgATCACATTAAAGCAATGCTTAATTAGCGAGGAAAAAGTCACATTAGTACTTTAAGAATTAACTATATGTTGGTGGCCAGAATCTGTCACAATCTTTATCAGATTATAGAGGTCGTTTTGTGTTTGAAGAGTTTGGGAATTGTTGTCCCTTTATGAAAGTGTTCCTGAAAAACTTACATTGCTGACATGCATTTTCGCTTGAGAATGAGAAGATGCTGAGAGAACATTATGCTTACTTCAGAAGAAGGCATATATGTGTGTCATGTTTACTTCTGTACTTCCACAAAATATTAGTCATTTTATCTGTTAATTTATAAGGTTAATATCTAACATTTTAATCGTTATTTTAAGTAGTTTTGCTTACTAGAAAGAATAACAAAGTAGTCATGATGGTAAAGGATAACCAtaagataatttataatattttagaattaacaAGTGTTCCTCAGGTCGAGATCACAGCCTAATCTTATCATTCTCGAAATTGTTACAACTGTGTTGTTATTGACAAATAGAAGGAGGGGTTTGGTGAACAAGCTTTGTCATTGGggctaataaaattttaatagtgATAGAACATAACTAAAAGCACTAAAAAGAAATCTTAAGAGTTATATTCTTATAAAGTATCCTTTGTTGTGCTTCCGTCTGTGTCAGAAAAGATGTATTGGAAACATGACAGTGTAATCACCttggtatttttttatacatggGAAACTCTGTGAACAACGAGTAttcaataaatttcttaatcGTTACACAAAGAGCTTTTCATGAAACAGACATTTTAAAATAGAGTCAATGTATTGTGGCTTCGTGGAAACCTTGAATTGCGGTATTGGAAGGTGCAGCAATGGGGCTTCTAAAAGCTATACAGGGGCTGGTTGAATATCAATATACAAATATCACTCTTGAGATGAACTGCAAGATGGTGGTGAAAAAAGTGTTCAGTAATGTAACCTATTCTTTGGAACTTGGAGCTGCTGTTATATACTCTCCCAAAATCCAAACTAAAGAGTGGAGTTAGTAAAGAAACATACAAATGGTGTAGCCCAGCAGTTAGTTATGCAAAGCTCAAGAAACATCATCATAATACTACTTCTATTTACAATTCCATCGTTAATATGGGTTGATACAGATTTTGTCAAGAAAACAGTTGTTGGAGGTTAATCCACCCCAACATCCTAACTGTTTTTGCAAGATAAGGATTTAATAAGTTTTGtttaaatcatatttctcaTTAACCTTAGATTCAACCATTGTTTTCAAGGCTACAATCAAAACAGCAAACCCTCAAAAATTTCCAACTAAAGATGTTAGGAATGACTGCAATTAGGTCCACCCTTCAGTAAACCAATTATGCCTGACTGTTCTTTAGCACAAACTTCGCCCCCACCTCATTAGCTAGCAATTTTAGTGGTTAGTTGTTTAAGCTTTTAAAATATGCTAAATGATATTTGAGAAGGTATGAATGATTGAAAATAATGATAGTAAGTCTAGTCATTGCTCTACAACTCTTCTTATAGTTGAATTATTGAAGTGACTATCATATTGGTGAATAGTTATTTGAACGTTTGGATAGCATGTGTCTTTACAGAGGCGGTGGCTTCTGATTGAGTGGAGAAAAAGCCAAAAGCTGCACTGAACAGTCATCACAATTAACCCAACACTTAAGTGGTGGATTGCAGAACCTAAAAGCAAATCCTTAACACACCCCACTGCTTAAGTGGTAAGGATGGTAGAATTTCTCAATTACCACCAAATAATGGGTTGACATAATTCTTCCTTACTTCACAAAGTATTGcaataaaatattctttgatTAAAGCTGCTGATTCATTGACATAGAATCCATTAAAAGGTCATTAACACCTATCATCACCCACTAAGGCAAAAAGGACAAGCCAGCCGTATCTTGGATGCTAATCAAAACAACTGTACGGTGAAATGTCATGTCAATTCTAAATGTAGAATTTCATTTTACCTTTGTTTTTataggaaaaaacaaaaattaaatgaccACCATATGTGGCGGCTGAGTTGACTGAAAGCTAAACCAAAGAGTCCTGTTATTCACATGCATAATCTAATTTCTTTTAGCTTTGTCTTCTACTttcagtttttcaaaattaagggTCTGCATCATTCTTTATTTGGTATACAAACTATTATAAAACCGTAATATTACTGTATAGAAACTTTGACATAGTAGAGAAATGTGACAAATATAATCTATCCCTCAATATTCTTATAGCTTGTTGAACATATACgaaaatatcaacatgcaaGGAAGCCTTGAGTGAAGACAATCATAACATAAGCACTAGATGATAGGAGGAGGAGTTTGAGTCTTGACAGCATTTGTATGAAGTTTTCCcattatataactttattttatagaaCCACACATACAGATGGCTGAATGTAAACCAACTCCGGCAATATGGATAAAAGTGATGTTGCCTGGGGATCCTACATAACGGTGTAAATGATAAACATAATCAATACCACTTAAGCAGAAAATAATTTCTGCTTGCTACACAACAAGGTGATTCTACTCATTATTTATCACTCCAAGACATACATTAAAAAGCGTTGTCTCAGATTCCTTATAATGCCACACCAAGTAAAACTACAGTTAACTAATCCCCACAAGGAGTTATGACAACCCTTGAATTGCCTTCCTGCAACTTCAAATCACCAGCTCTTATCTCCACTTGTTGGCCTTTAAATTAGTCCTTGATCACAATTTGACACCGTGCGTTGCAAGAAAAGTGAGAGAATGGTCTTCCTTTTGCTTTTAGATTTTAAAAGGATCATGGATATGAGATTGAGTTAATTTGATCATAATCTTCATAAGGGACATCTCCATTTCCATAGAAGTCCATGGAATTCCATTCTCTTGAGTAAGGTGACATGCCGCCAATTTGACTGAGAGTATCAGCAAAttcaacttctccattgacgtTTGAGTAGGAGAAACTAGATGGAGTTTCTGAATGTTCCACTGATTGCCATTGTGTCCCCATACTTGGTAGGTTATACCGTGGAAAATATTCAGATACAGCATGCTGTAATTGAGGGTAGTCCTGCAGTTAGTGAAGGAAAAAGTCAGCAACTTCTCCATAAACTACTTATTCAAtctcaactttctttctttgttcctACTTAGCTATATACCTTTGAAGAATCAAGAATCATGTCCGGGGAGATCCAGAAGTTTGAAGGATTGGTTTCCAGAGAAGCTTGGTTAATCTCTCCCATTGGAGCCACATTGTATGGAGAAGTAATTGGGCTTGAATAACGACTCTCATTATTCAGTTGGCTTGCATGAGAGGAAGAATCACCAGAATTGCTGAATGGCTCACCAGAGAATCTCACTGAGGTGTCACTCCCATTAATGGAACTGCTTCCAGCCCTTTTGCCCTTGTTTTCTCCTTTCGTAGCACTTGCTTTCTCATTCTTCTTAATAACCCGGCACAAGGCAAAACCACCCTACAATGACCACAAACAAGCTAGCTGAAGTCTTTCAGTATTACCCTAGCAAATTAAAGCCAACCCTTTATAGAAGaagataataaagaataaagaagaatcaaaattcttttacaagttaaaattaacttgtacacctcaatttttattttgagataaaagctttataaaagTTGAAGTACATAAGATGTTTTTAACCAATGTTAAAACAGAAATTGATCCAAAATATGGCATGAGTGTGATTGTACCTGGAAAGAAGGTGTGGGTTGGCCAAGATCATCACAGAGGCGATACTCATGCATGACCCAATCAGTTCTATCTCCTAAAGGGGCCCTCCCAGCATAGAAAACCAAGGTCTTGCGGTACCCAGTAACATTGGATGGATCAGACTGGCACACCACCTTTCTGTCTTTTCCGGTGGCTTTCCAATACCCAGCTTTGGTAGCTCTATTTGTTCTTGATCCATTTGGGTACTTGCGATCCCGTGGACAAAAGAAAAACCATTCCATATCCCGTTTTGGAAGGAAAGACTTCTCTGCATTACACACCTGATACGAGTTAGCCTTCTCACATTTCCttatgagaaaaaataaaatgcaacaaATAAATCGACTAAaaccatgatttttttttatttttttttgtttttactgaAGAAATCGTATCGAACAGCTTTTAGTTTTACAGCTCAAAATGATTAACCGCtaaagaaaaagtgaagaaaagaaaaacagacaAAACAGTCACTCGCTTTCTTT
This genomic stretch from Vigna radiata var. radiata cultivar VC1973A chromosome 7, Vradiata_ver6, whole genome shotgun sequence harbors:
- the LOC106769065 gene encoding uncharacterized protein LOC106769065 — protein: MAYCIPNSPSLQGWKTSTNGLFGWNIGKKNVNDKPQTKYYDIDLTFSTSLVDKTFLRGKELKCCYRASIDGFSATNFHECCDFKGPCVIIGYTNKSFKFGAFNPEGYRSTDDYYDTFDAFLFYWVDNETKPIILPKVGGSGAALFDYARGGPQFGADGLLIGPPLAPVMGGFSGPDTNSGIGDLRQAKSRLGLSYAKREDGKESIFGDESRATLQEVEVFCSPQIASLY
- the LOC106769063 gene encoding NAC domain-containing protein 71 — its product is MGGATLPPGFRFHPTDEELVGYYLKRKVEGLEIELEVIPVIDFYKFDPWELPEKSFLPKRDMEWFFFCPRDRKYPNGSRTNRATKAGYWKATGKDRKVVCQSDPSNVTGYRKTLVFYAGRAPLGDRTDWVMHEYRLCDDLGQPTPSFQGGFALCRVIKKNEKASATKGENKGKRAGSSSINGSDTSVRFSGEPFSNSGDSSSHASQLNNESRYSSPITSPYNVAPMGEINQASLETNPSNFWISPDMILDSSKDYPQLQHAVSEYFPRYNLPSMGTQWQSVEHSETPSSFSYSNVNGEVEFADTLSQIGGMSPYSREWNSMDFYGNGDVPYEDYDQINSISYP